The following are encoded together in the Kingella negevensis genome:
- a CDS encoding 3-phenylpropionate MFS transporter, whose protein sequence is MKSLPPKVSAFAWLSMNFFGFYSAFGVIQPFFPLWLKSHAYSELFIAAVMSSAYLFRFAGGLLLSKCVKNIHWLLNVIRFATFGSLCALIAVGASVGNHWALVLLVWVFFLFNGGVMPLNETAASAWQKQITLDYGRARLSGSAAYIIGAMLSGSVAEHFGASQLIYLMMGFTALQFIMQWAKPNPALVQKETQHSEASKSFLAIFRQPEVKQMLIAVSLIQGSHAAYYTYGAIYWKTQGITEQQISWLWSVSVVAEIVLFFFSKRLIGGASITRLMQASALIAGSRWLLMTVTADPTMLMLVQILHAGTFSLSHFAMVKFIVQQPESDMAKLQALYIGLGSCVAIAGLTLVSGGLYQLHPLLAFGAMGLVGLAALRFVPKVVEVK, encoded by the coding sequence ATGAAATCTCTACCCCCCAAAGTTTCCGCGTTTGCATGGCTATCCATGAACTTTTTTGGCTTTTACAGCGCGTTTGGCGTGATACAACCGTTCTTCCCCTTGTGGCTCAAAAGCCATGCGTATTCCGAATTATTTATCGCCGCCGTGATGTCGTCCGCGTATCTGTTTCGGTTTGCAGGTGGATTGCTGTTATCCAAGTGCGTGAAAAATATTCATTGGCTGCTGAATGTGATTCGTTTTGCGACTTTTGGCAGTTTGTGTGCGCTGATTGCCGTAGGCGCAAGTGTCGGCAATCATTGGGCTTTGGTGCTGCTGGTTTGGGTGTTTTTTCTGTTTAACGGCGGTGTGATGCCGTTGAATGAAACCGCTGCTTCTGCGTGGCAAAAGCAAATCACGCTGGATTATGGTCGGGCGCGACTGAGCGGCTCGGCAGCGTATATCATCGGCGCAATGCTTTCAGGCAGCGTGGCGGAACATTTTGGCGCAAGTCAGTTGATTTATTTGATGATGGGGTTCACGGCGTTACAGTTCATCATGCAATGGGCGAAACCGAACCCAGCATTGGTTCAAAAGGAAACGCAACACAGCGAAGCGTCTAAAAGTTTCTTGGCAATTTTCAGGCAGCCTGAAGTAAAACAAATGCTGATTGCGGTTTCCTTAATTCAAGGCAGCCATGCGGCATATTACACTTATGGCGCGATTTATTGGAAAACGCAGGGGATTACGGAGCAGCAGATTAGTTGGCTGTGGAGCGTTTCGGTGGTGGCGGAAATTGTGCTGTTTTTCTTCTCTAAACGACTGATTGGCGGTGCGTCGATTACGCGGTTGATGCAGGCTTCTGCGCTGATTGCTGGCAGCCGTTGGTTATTGATGACGGTAACGGCTGACCCGACGATGCTGATGTTGGTGCAGATATTGCACGCTGGGACGTTTAGTTTGTCGCATTTTGCGATGGTGAAATTTATTGTGCAGCAGCCTGAAAGTGATATGGCGAAATTGCAGGCGTTGTATATTGGGCTGGGCAGTTGCGTGGCGATTGCTGGTTTGACGTTGGTGTCGGGTGGTTTGTATCAGCTTCATCCGTTGCTGGCGTTTGGGGCGATGGGCTTGGTGGGGTTGGCGGCGTTGCGGTTTGTACCGAAAGTGGTGGAAGTGAAATAG
- a CDS encoding efflux transporter outer membrane subunit encodes MTNLKTLSGCILLALSLSACQNTQINTQSQITVPSAFNHAQAAQSQNELASWWKNWHDPVLNQLIEQGLQNSPDVKIALSRLNEARANARLAQADLGAQVGLNGTVGVTRGNVDNPLSGSTRSALATNPLTAPLSGSDHTIKGTSAYGGFAASWEADIFGGKRSDVDAARAAALGVQEQFYGAQVLLSGDIAEQYFQARAIQLREQAAEQSIAALERMAQYVQGRFRAGLTTAYEVDEVNSKLSAMRGKYATLQTQFDQRVRNIAVLIGETPQTFRLPESTQNALLTPPAAPYGETPQDIINRRPDLRVRAAQVQAYAAKLASAKADLLPRFTINFLGQGGRFGISGDESVKGWASLFSVGIQTPLFTNGRIHANIDAADARLKTTLLEYDQALLQALADTDSAYQFQAALAQQNQLLQQAQQQSAKQAADAQTLFRYGSKTLDYALTSRVNAAQAQENLAQGQLAQAQALVGLYKSLGGGWAVSQ; translated from the coding sequence ATGACTAACTTGAAAACACTTTCAGGCTGCATTTTGCTCGCGTTGAGTTTATCCGCTTGCCAAAATACCCAAATTAACACGCAAAGCCAAATTACTGTCCCCAGCGCGTTCAATCACGCTCAAGCCGCGCAATCGCAAAACGAATTAGCAAGCTGGTGGAAAAATTGGCACGACCCTGTTCTGAACCAACTGATTGAACAAGGTTTGCAAAACAGTCCCGATGTGAAAATCGCCCTTTCGCGCCTGAACGAAGCGCGCGCCAATGCTCGTTTAGCGCAGGCTGATTTAGGCGCACAAGTCGGCTTAAATGGCACAGTTGGCGTAACGCGCGGCAATGTGGACAACCCACTTTCAGGCAGCACACGCAGCGCGTTGGCAACCAACCCACTTACCGCACCCCTTTCAGGCAGCGACCACACCATTAAAGGCACAAGCGCGTATGGCGGTTTTGCCGCTTCGTGGGAAGCCGATATTTTCGGCGGCAAACGCAGCGATGTCGATGCCGCACGCGCCGCCGCATTGGGCGTGCAAGAGCAGTTTTACGGCGCACAAGTTTTGCTGTCAGGCGACATCGCCGAGCAATATTTCCAAGCGCGCGCCATTCAGTTGCGCGAACAAGCCGCCGAGCAAAGCATTGCCGCGCTGGAACGCATGGCGCAATATGTGCAAGGACGCTTCCGCGCAGGCTTAACCACAGCCTACGAAGTGGACGAAGTGAACAGCAAATTGTCTGCCATGCGCGGCAAATACGCCACATTGCAAACCCAGTTTGACCAACGCGTTCGCAACATCGCCGTGCTAATTGGCGAAACGCCACAAACTTTCAGGCTGCCTGAAAGCACACAAAACGCTCTGCTCACACCGCCAGCCGCCCCATACGGCGAAACCCCGCAAGATATCATCAATCGCCGCCCTGATTTACGCGTACGCGCCGCGCAAGTTCAAGCGTATGCCGCCAAATTAGCCAGCGCAAAAGCCGATTTATTGCCACGCTTCACGATTAACTTTTTGGGACAAGGCGGACGCTTCGGCATTAGCGGCGATGAAAGCGTGAAAGGCTGGGCGAGCTTGTTTAGCGTGGGCATTCAAACGCCATTGTTTACCAACGGGCGCATTCACGCGAATATTGACGCGGCGGACGCGCGTTTGAAAACGACGTTATTGGAATACGACCAGGCATTGTTGCAAGCATTGGCGGACACGGATTCTGCGTATCAGTTTCAGGCTGCATTAGCACAACAAAATCAGCTGTTGCAACAAGCGCAGCAGCAATCAGCAAAACAAGCCGCAGACGCGCAAACACTGTTCCGCTATGGCAGCAAAACGCTGGATTACGCACTGACTTCACGTGTGAATGCAGCACAAGCACAAGAAAATTTGGCGCAAGGACAGTTGGCGCAAGCGCAGGCTTTGGTGGGTTTGTATAAATCGCTGGGTGGTGGTTGGGCTGTTAGCCAATAG
- a CDS encoding esterase/lipase family protein yields MNVTQNVVLIHGLYTGPVIMRVLGKRLSEQGFVPHYFAYATTKQNLHQHALALANWLREKQLVPCHFVAHSLGGLLLQHLADVAPELFQARVVTLGSPHRGSLTAKWVHGFQAALLGGAWQDALDGSLPEKPLPVLCGNIAGCAENGVGKLVLKLPQPNDGTVALEETRLPESVPLLVHCGHTDLLFNKDVAQQTGYFLQNGCFQAA; encoded by the coding sequence ATGAATGTTACTCAAAATGTGGTGCTGATACACGGTTTATACACCGGCCCTGTGATTATGCGCGTGTTAGGCAAACGTTTGTCGGAACAAGGTTTTGTGCCGCATTATTTTGCTTACGCGACAACAAAGCAGAATCTACACCAGCATGCGTTGGCACTGGCAAACTGGTTGCGAGAAAAGCAGCTTGTGCCGTGCCATTTTGTGGCGCATAGTTTGGGCGGTTTGCTGTTGCAGCATTTGGCAGACGTTGCGCCTGAGCTGTTTCAAGCGCGTGTGGTTACGCTGGGTTCGCCGCATCGCGGCAGTTTAACGGCAAAATGGGTGCATGGTTTTCAGGCTGCGTTATTGGGCGGTGCGTGGCAAGACGCGCTAGACGGTTCGCTGCCTGAAAAACCGTTGCCCGTGCTGTGTGGCAATATTGCAGGCTGCGCGGAAAATGGCGTGGGAAAGCTGGTGTTGAAATTGCCGCAGCCAAACGATGGCACGGTGGCTTTAGAAGAAACGAGGCTGCCTGAAAGTGTGCCGTTATTGGTGCATTGTGGGCATACAGATTTGTTGTTTAACAAAGACGTGGCGCAGCAAACAGGGTATTTTTTGCAAAACGGTTGTTTTCAGGCAGCCTGA
- the rplS gene encoding 50S ribosomal protein L19 produces MNLIDVLEQEEIARLNKEIPEFAPGDTVVVSVRVVEGSRSRLQAYEGVVIARRNRGLNSSFIVRKISSGEGVERTFQLHSPTVEKIEVKRRGDVRRAKLYYLRGLTGKAARIKEKLPARKQA; encoded by the coding sequence ATGAATTTAATTGATGTTTTAGAGCAAGAAGAAATCGCTCGTTTGAATAAAGAAATCCCTGAATTTGCACCAGGCGACACAGTAGTCGTATCTGTACGTGTTGTGGAAGGTTCACGCAGCCGTTTGCAAGCATACGAAGGCGTTGTAATCGCTCGTCGTAACCGTGGCTTGAACAGCAGCTTCATCGTTCGTAAAATCTCTAGCGGCGAAGGTGTTGAACGTACATTCCAATTGCATTCTCCAACTGTTGAAAAAATCGAAGTTAAACGCCGTGGTGACGTTCGCCGTGCGAAATTGTACTACTTGCGTGGCTTGACTGGTAAAGCAGCTCGCATTAAAGAAAAATTGCCTGCTCGCAAACAAGCGTAA
- a CDS encoding tetratricopeptide repeat protein produces the protein MTTPTYSEIFHLYEQRQFPEALAACELFLRENPNHSEILNIQAVSFCEQEQYKQGIAAWLAIPQNEHIVGIQSNLGATYIRLKQYDLARKHLLRAIELNPHSAHVLYNMAFLCKETQSNPAETLRYLRATLKEDPAFVHALENFVFYEYFAEQPDLVAIREAAKQYAAYLTQKTTAWRSLKTVQAVNPNKRLKIGIVSADIHHHPVGHFLASLLESQAANEYDWTAYHNTHHFDDLTERVRQKFTHWHTIDQWTDEQLVQQIQADEIDVLIDLSGYTDHHRLAVFAARVAPVQISWLGYWGTTGLPTMNALIADPYCVPPEEEPFYTEQIWRMPQTRLCMSTPNEGGSVVPLPALKNGYITFGCFQNVLKINESVLKTWAKIAFRLPENRWFFKSSSVAPNSPYLEAFKQKLVQHGFNLNHVHFENVSLREDYFAAYHKIDLVLDTFPYSNGAKTCDALWQGVPTLTLTQSGMLARQGEQLLRAAQLGDWVCRSADEYVKKAIEWASPTRWGQLNAMRLGLREHVKQTPIFDNETFGRDWVDLVRQIWHDACRKNAA, from the coding sequence ATGACCACACCAACCTACTCCGAAATTTTCCACCTATACGAACAACGCCAATTTCCCGAAGCACTGGCAGCGTGCGAACTTTTTTTGCGCGAAAACCCCAATCACAGCGAAATCCTCAATATTCAGGCTGTGTCATTTTGCGAACAAGAACAATACAAACAAGGCATTGCCGCATGGCTCGCCATTCCCCAAAATGAACACATCGTAGGCATTCAAAGCAATCTCGGCGCAACCTATATCCGCCTCAAACAATACGATTTAGCCCGCAAACATCTATTGCGTGCCATCGAACTCAATCCCCACAGCGCACACGTTTTATATAACATGGCGTTTCTCTGCAAAGAAACCCAATCCAACCCCGCAGAAACCCTACGCTACCTACGCGCCACACTCAAAGAAGACCCCGCTTTTGTTCACGCACTAGAAAATTTTGTTTTTTACGAATACTTCGCCGAACAACCCGATTTAGTCGCCATACGCGAAGCTGCCAAACAATATGCCGCCTACTTAACTCAAAAAACCACCGCATGGCGCAGCCTGAAAACCGTTCAGGCTGTCAATCCAAACAAACGCCTCAAAATCGGCATCGTTTCCGCCGACATACACCATCATCCAGTTGGGCATTTTTTAGCCAGTTTGCTCGAAAGCCAAGCTGCCAACGAATACGATTGGACCGCGTATCACAATACTCATCATTTTGACGACCTAACCGAACGTGTCCGTCAAAAATTCACCCATTGGCACACAATAGACCAATGGACAGATGAGCAACTCGTTCAACAAATCCAAGCCGATGAAATAGACGTGTTAATCGACCTCTCAGGCTACACCGACCACCACCGCCTAGCCGTATTTGCCGCCCGAGTTGCACCCGTGCAAATCAGTTGGCTCGGCTATTGGGGGACAACAGGTTTGCCCACCATGAACGCCTTAATTGCCGACCCATATTGCGTCCCGCCCGAAGAAGAACCGTTTTACACAGAACAAATCTGGCGCATGCCGCAAACGCGTTTGTGCATGAGCACACCAAACGAAGGCGGCTCAGTTGTGCCATTGCCTGCGCTGAAAAATGGTTACATCACATTCGGCTGCTTTCAAAACGTGTTGAAAATCAACGAATCCGTTTTAAAAACATGGGCAAAAATCGCTTTCAGGCTGCCTGAAAATCGTTGGTTTTTCAAAAGCAGCAGCGTTGCGCCGAATAGTCCGTATCTGGAAGCGTTCAAGCAAAAACTGGTTCAGCACGGCTTCAATCTCAATCACGTGCATTTTGAAAATGTGAGTTTGCGTGAGGACTACTTCGCCGCGTATCACAAAATTGATTTAGTGTTGGATACCTTCCCTTATAGCAACGGCGCGAAAACCTGCGATGCCCTGTGGCAAGGTGTGCCGACGCTTACGCTCACACAGTCTGGCATGCTGGCAAGACAAGGCGAACAGCTTTTACGCGCCGCGCAGTTGGGCGACTGGGTATGCCGTTCTGCTGATGAATATGTGAAAAAGGCGATTGAGTGGGCGAGCCCCACGCGCTGGGGACAACTCAACGCCATGCGTTTGGGCTTGCGTGAACACGTCAAACAAACACCGATTTTTGATAACGAAACATTCGGGCGCGATTGGGTGGATTTGGTGCGGCAAATTTGGCACGATGCGTGTCGGAAAAATGCAGCCTGA
- a CDS encoding SAM-dependent methyltransferase — translation MPTLYLIPTPLGAPDTPCLLPHEQSQIAHITDFVVEAEKTARAHLRHLVNTPVRELSLHTLNEHTPESEVAALLQPLKDGRDVGLISEAGCPAIADPGANLVALVHAHGFEVKPLIGASSIVLALMASGANGQCFAFKGYIPADKDGRSGSLKALETRSRQANETQVFIETPYRNDALLADAIATLHPETRLCVACDLTLPTQLIVSKTVSEWRKLAELPVLKKRPAIFVLHAA, via the coding sequence ATGCCAACACTTTACCTTATTCCCACCCCGCTTGGCGCGCCCGACACCCCTTGTTTACTGCCACACGAGCAAAGCCAAATCGCCCACATCACCGATTTTGTTGTGGAAGCCGAAAAGACCGCGCGCGCCCATTTGCGCCATTTAGTGAACACGCCCGTGCGTGAATTATCGCTGCACACGCTCAACGAACACACGCCAGAAAGCGAAGTCGCCGCGCTGCTGCAACCTTTGAAAGACGGGCGCGATGTCGGTTTAATCAGCGAAGCAGGTTGCCCAGCGATTGCCGATCCAGGGGCGAATTTAGTCGCGCTGGTGCACGCGCACGGCTTTGAAGTGAAACCATTGATTGGCGCGAGCAGCATTGTGTTAGCACTGATGGCTTCAGGCGCAAACGGGCAATGTTTCGCGTTCAAAGGCTACATTCCTGCTGATAAAGACGGGCGTTCAGGCAGCCTGAAAGCTCTGGAAACGCGTTCACGCCAAGCCAACGAAACGCAAGTGTTCATTGAAACGCCGTATCGCAATGATGCTTTGTTGGCAGACGCGATTGCGACTTTGCACCCCGAAACGCGCTTGTGTGTGGCGTGTGATTTGACTTTGCCAACGCAGTTGATTGTCAGCAAAACAGTGAGCGAATGGCGTAAGTTGGCGGAATTGCCTGTGTTGAAGAAACGTCCTGCGATTTTTGTTTTGCACGCAGCCTGA
- the trmD gene encoding tRNA (guanosine(37)-N1)-methyltransferase TrmD, translated as MFIQAITLFPEMFESITEYGVTGRARKQDIWQFAAINPRQFADNKLGYIDDRPFGGGVGMVMMAEPLFCAIQAAKQQFSGSLKNSRVIYLSPQGQSLTHKKVLELSQLDNLVLLCGRYEGVDERVLQTAVDEEISIGDFVVSGGELPAMMLMDAVLRFVPNVLGEIASAEQDSFADGLLDYPHYTRPAEFQGMAVPDILKSGNHALIAEWRLEQSLRRTLTRRPDLLVSRELLPQETRLLDKIRQESDESSIS; from the coding sequence ATGTTTATTCAAGCAATTACTCTGTTCCCTGAAATGTTTGAAAGCATTACAGAATACGGTGTAACAGGTCGCGCACGGAAACAAGATATTTGGCAATTTGCAGCCATCAACCCCCGTCAATTTGCTGATAATAAACTCGGCTATATTGACGACCGTCCTTTTGGTGGCGGTGTAGGTATGGTAATGATGGCAGAACCTTTGTTTTGCGCTATTCAGGCTGCGAAACAACAATTTTCAGGCAGCCTGAAAAATAGTCGTGTGATTTATCTCAGCCCGCAAGGGCAATCTCTCACACATAAAAAAGTATTGGAATTGTCGCAACTAGATAATTTAGTGCTGCTTTGTGGACGCTATGAAGGCGTTGATGAACGTGTTTTGCAAACGGCTGTTGATGAAGAAATTTCCATTGGCGATTTTGTTGTTTCGGGCGGCGAACTGCCCGCAATGATGTTGATGGATGCTGTGCTGCGTTTCGTTCCCAACGTGTTAGGCGAAATTGCTTCAGCAGAGCAAGATTCATTTGCAGACGGTTTGCTGGATTATCCACACTATACGCGCCCAGCAGAATTTCAGGGTATGGCTGTTCCCGATATTTTGAAATCGGGTAATCATGCGCTGATTGCGGAATGGCGATTAGAACAATCGTTGCGTCGCACTTTAACACGCCGACCTGATTTATTGGTTAGTCGTGAATTGCTCCCACAGGAAACTCGACTTTTAGACAAAATCCGTCAAGAAAGCGACGAGTCATCCATATCATAA
- a CDS encoding ABC transporter permease, giving the protein MRAIKNIFALCIKELRSLFGDKVLLVMIVLVFTVLAVQSARGVSTEVKNATVGVIDLDNSVLSHRITDALLPPYFMQPENVKREDAQEMMNKGKYVFILEFPPNFQRDVQMGRAPEAQLLVDATSMTQAGVGQMYISQIFSREVLAFTGRTQLARDIMPAKATINVVANPNSESVWYQGLSHVSNMLTMLALVLVGAAVIRERERGTIEHLLVMPVSASELVFAKILANGAVVVLAATLSMRYVVRDYLAVPFTGSLALYAFGAMIFMFSVASLAVMLATLAPTMPQYSLLMMPVYIVALMFSGSTSPRGNMPAVAQSISEYWPTTQFAQYGQAVIFRGAGLDIVYPQLIAMGLVGGVFLIFALIRFRKMLEKQG; this is encoded by the coding sequence ATGCGTGCTATTAAAAATATTTTTGCGCTGTGCATAAAAGAATTGCGCAGTTTATTTGGCGATAAGGTGCTGCTGGTGATGATTGTGTTGGTGTTTACCGTTTTGGCGGTGCAATCAGCGCGCGGAGTCAGCACAGAAGTGAAAAACGCCACAGTGGGCGTGATTGATTTGGATAACTCGGTTTTATCGCACCGCATTACAGACGCGCTGTTGCCGCCCTATTTCATGCAGCCTGAAAACGTGAAGCGTGAAGACGCGCAGGAAATGATGAATAAAGGCAAATACGTTTTTATTTTGGAATTTCCGCCCAATTTCCAGCGTGATGTGCAAATGGGGCGCGCGCCTGAAGCCCAGCTTTTGGTGGACGCAACCAGTATGACGCAGGCGGGTGTGGGTCAGATGTACATTTCGCAAATTTTTAGCCGCGAAGTGTTGGCGTTTACAGGGCGAACACAGTTGGCTCGCGATATCATGCCAGCCAAAGCAACGATTAACGTGGTGGCGAATCCGAACAGCGAAAGCGTGTGGTATCAAGGCTTATCACACGTGAGCAATATGCTGACGATGTTGGCATTGGTGTTGGTGGGTGCGGCGGTGATTCGTGAGCGTGAACGTGGCACGATTGAGCATTTATTGGTGATGCCCGTTTCCGCTTCTGAACTGGTGTTCGCGAAAATTTTGGCAAATGGCGCGGTGGTGGTGCTGGCAGCGACTTTGTCGATGCGTTATGTGGTGCGCGATTATTTGGCAGTACCGTTTACGGGTTCGTTGGCGTTGTATGCATTTGGCGCGATGATTTTCATGTTTTCAGTGGCTTCGTTGGCAGTGATGTTGGCAACGCTTGCGCCGACTATGCCGCAATATAGTTTGCTGATGATGCCTGTTTACATTGTTGCGCTGATGTTTTCAGGCAGCACTTCGCCGCGTGGGAATATGCCAGCCGTGGCGCAATCCATCAGCGAATATTGGCCAACCACGCAGTTCGCGCAATATGGGCAAGCCGTGATTTTTCGTGGGGCTGGTCTGGATATTGTTTATCCGCAGTTAATTGCCATGGGTTTGGTGGGCGGCGTGTTTTTGATTTTTGCGCTGATTCGGTTTCGTAAAATGTTGGAAAAACAAGGTTGA
- a CDS encoding DedA family protein, with protein MLIQLLDFILHIDKHLVTLVAQHGAWVYAILFLIVFCETGLVVTPVLPGDSMLFAAGAVAATSNGVLNVHLLVALLIVAAIAGDASNFEIGKHFGEKLFANKNSRIFKQEYLDKTHAFYEKYGGKTIILARFVPIVRTFAPFVGGMGKMNYGQFFRYNVIGALAWVLGITYLGYAFGNVPAVKNNFGLVVIAIIVVSVVPMIVEIVRAKMKK; from the coding sequence ATGTTGATACAACTTTTAGACTTTATTTTACACATAGACAAGCACTTAGTAACCCTAGTCGCGCAACATGGGGCGTGGGTTTATGCGATTTTATTTTTGATTGTGTTTTGCGAAACAGGTTTGGTGGTAACGCCTGTGTTACCTGGCGATTCTATGCTGTTCGCGGCGGGCGCGGTGGCAGCAACTTCTAACGGCGTGTTGAACGTGCATTTGTTGGTGGCATTGCTGATTGTGGCGGCGATTGCTGGCGATGCGTCCAATTTTGAAATTGGCAAACACTTCGGCGAAAAGCTGTTCGCCAACAAAAACAGCCGCATTTTTAAACAGGAATATTTGGACAAAACCCACGCGTTTTATGAAAAATACGGCGGCAAAACCATTATTTTGGCGCGATTTGTGCCGATTGTGCGCACGTTTGCGCCATTTGTGGGCGGCATGGGCAAGATGAATTATGGGCAGTTTTTCCGCTACAACGTGATTGGTGCGCTGGCTTGGGTGTTGGGGATTACTTATCTAGGTTATGCGTTTGGTAATGTGCCAGCCGTGAAAAATAATTTTGGCTTGGTGGTGATTGCGATTATTGTGGTTTCTGTTGTGCCGATGATTGTTGAGATTGTTCGTGCGAAGATGAAGAAATGA
- the rimM gene encoding ribosome maturation factor RimM (Essential for efficient processing of 16S rRNA), producing the protein MSDMQNWVAMGYIKGVFGVRGWVKVQPSTEYIDSLLDYPEWRLVKDKDVQIVEVEAGKIAGDELQVKFSHIHDRDDAALLRGYTIEISRDSFAETEEDEYYWTDLVGMQVVNREGAQLGKVTKLMETGAHDVLVIRGESGDILIPFVSHYIDDVNKETKIITADWGLDY; encoded by the coding sequence ATGAGCGATATGCAAAACTGGGTAGCAATGGGCTATATCAAAGGCGTATTTGGTGTAAGAGGCTGGGTAAAAGTTCAGCCAAGCACAGAATACATCGATAGCTTGTTAGACTACCCCGAATGGCGTTTAGTGAAAGACAAAGATGTGCAAATCGTTGAAGTGGAAGCAGGTAAAATTGCTGGTGATGAGTTGCAAGTGAAGTTCTCTCACATCCATGACCGTGATGATGCCGCTTTATTGCGTGGCTATACGATTGAAATTTCTCGTGACAGCTTTGCTGAGACGGAAGAAGACGAATATTACTGGACAGATTTGGTTGGTATGCAAGTCGTTAATCGTGAAGGCGCACAATTAGGCAAAGTAACCAAATTAATGGAAACGGGCGCACATGATGTTTTGGTGATTCGTGGCGAATCAGGCGATATACTTATCCCATTCGTTTCACATTACATCGATGATGTGAACAAAGAAACCAAAATCATCACAGCCGACTGGGGCTTGGACTACTGA
- the aroQ gene encoding type II 3-dehydroquinate dehydratase encodes MKNVLIINGPNLNLLGLREPHIYGAETLADVSAKLDKIAPELNISLQHFQSNHEGAIVDKLHETRGKVDWVIINAGAYTHTSVAIRDALAGVAIPFVEVHISNVHSREPFRHHSYLSDKAVGVVAGLGTFGYEAALQFVAKQP; translated from the coding sequence ATGAAAAACGTTTTAATCATCAACGGACCGAATTTAAATTTACTCGGCTTGCGCGAACCGCACATTTACGGCGCAGAAACTTTGGCAGACGTGTCGGCAAAACTAGACAAAATCGCGCCTGAATTAAACATATCGTTGCAGCATTTTCAAAGCAACCATGAAGGCGCGATTGTGGACAAACTGCACGAAACGCGCGGCAAAGTGGACTGGGTCATCATCAACGCAGGCGCGTACACCCACACCAGCGTGGCGATTCGAGATGCGTTGGCAGGCGTGGCGATTCCGTTTGTGGAAGTGCATATTTCCAATGTGCATAGCCGCGAGCCGTTCCGTCATCATTCGTATTTGTCCGACAAAGCTGTGGGCGTGGTTGCGGGACTGGGGACTTTTGGCTATGAAGCCGCTTTGCAATTTGTCGCCAAACAACCTTAA